A stretch of Corynebacterium timonense DNA encodes these proteins:
- a CDS encoding LysR family transcriptional regulator, which yields MEVQEAKAFLVLAEELHFGRAADRLNMAQPPLSRAIRQLERRLKVKLFDRSTRRVELTTAGAALVEPARKLVEASAVAVRTARDAASGTTGVVRLGFASASVRGVVSQLVRSTQDRLPSVTLELHSALLSANGLDKVLSGEIDCMIGRWNTLPAEVESKELFREEIVAVVSETHPLAREGRAQISMADLAHEEWIMLQGGPGAALQTRVSTLARRAGFVPSVRSTVPDSWTQLVLVASGVGVALTLDSVRDNTNREFLHYMTLKDEDRHVDVQLVWKKHNDNPAFHNLMVCLEGIFPLTYSAN from the coding sequence ATGGAGGTACAGGAGGCCAAGGCGTTCCTTGTGCTGGCAGAGGAGCTTCATTTCGGCCGCGCCGCCGATCGGCTCAACATGGCGCAACCGCCCCTGAGCAGGGCCATCCGCCAGCTGGAGCGCCGCCTGAAGGTGAAGCTGTTCGACCGCAGCACCAGGCGCGTCGAGCTCACCACCGCCGGCGCCGCGCTCGTCGAGCCGGCCCGCAAGCTCGTGGAGGCCTCCGCCGTCGCGGTGCGCACCGCCCGCGACGCGGCCTCGGGCACGACCGGCGTGGTCCGCCTCGGCTTCGCCAGCGCCTCGGTGCGCGGGGTCGTCTCCCAGCTCGTGCGCTCCACGCAGGACCGCCTGCCCAGCGTCACCCTCGAGCTGCATTCCGCGCTACTGTCGGCCAACGGCCTGGACAAGGTCCTCTCCGGTGAGATCGACTGCATGATCGGGCGCTGGAACACCCTCCCGGCGGAGGTCGAGTCCAAGGAGCTTTTCCGCGAAGAAATTGTCGCCGTGGTTTCCGAGACCCATCCCCTCGCGCGGGAGGGGAGGGCGCAGATCAGCATGGCTGACCTGGCCCACGAGGAGTGGATCATGCTGCAGGGCGGGCCGGGGGCGGCGCTGCAGACGCGCGTGTCCACCCTGGCACGCCGGGCGGGGTTTGTGCCCTCGGTGCGCTCCACCGTGCCGGACTCGTGGACCCAGCTCGTGCTCGTCGCCTCTGGCGTCGGCGTGGCGCTGACGCTCGACAGCGTGCGCGACAACACGAACCGCGAGTTTCTGCACTACATGACGCTCAAGGACGAGGACCGCCACGTCGACGTGCAGCTGGTGTGGAAGAAGCACAACGATAACCCAGCCTTCCACAACCTCATGGTCTGCCTCGAGGGCATCTTCCCGCTTACCTACAGCGCGAACTAG
- a CDS encoding enoyl-CoA hydratase/isomerase family protein, translating into MEYSTVLRHDDEAVATLTVNRPEKMNAASRQVLDELNSHLDEIEGDAGVEVIIITGAGETSFVAGADINELALRRPLDGLEAYMQRTYGRIAHFPKPVIAAVNGYALGGGCELALACDIRVASDTAVFGLPETGLGILPGAGGTQRLVEAVGRGPAIDMIITGRRISAAEALQWGLVTYVTDAESLLEQAATIATRIRRKGPTAVALVRQVVAHSAAASEETGMFVERLAQSLLYATAEKREGVEASLSKRHPDFAAVKGES; encoded by the coding sequence GTGGAGTACTCAACAGTTCTGCGACACGACGACGAGGCCGTGGCCACCCTGACGGTGAACCGGCCGGAGAAGATGAACGCCGCGAGCCGGCAGGTGCTCGACGAGCTCAATAGCCACCTCGACGAGATCGAGGGCGACGCGGGGGTCGAGGTCATCATCATCACCGGCGCCGGCGAGACGTCCTTCGTCGCCGGCGCGGACATCAACGAGCTCGCCCTGCGCCGCCCGCTCGACGGCCTCGAGGCCTACATGCAGCGCACCTACGGGCGCATCGCGCACTTTCCCAAACCTGTCATCGCCGCCGTCAACGGCTATGCGCTCGGCGGCGGCTGCGAGCTCGCCCTCGCCTGCGACATCCGCGTCGCCTCCGACACCGCGGTCTTCGGCCTGCCCGAGACCGGCCTGGGCATCCTCCCCGGCGCCGGCGGCACCCAGCGCCTCGTCGAGGCGGTGGGGCGCGGCCCCGCGATCGACATGATCATCACCGGCCGGCGCATCAGCGCCGCCGAGGCGCTCCAGTGGGGGCTGGTGACCTACGTGACGGACGCCGAGTCGCTGCTCGAGCAGGCCGCCACGATCGCCACCCGGATTCGCCGCAAGGGCCCCACCGCCGTTGCGCTCGTGCGCCAGGTCGTCGCCCACAGCGCCGCCGCGAGCGAGGAGACGGGCATGTTCGTCGAGCGCCTCGCGCAGTCGCTGCTCTACGCCACGGCCGAAAAGCGCGAGGGCGTCGAGGCTTCCCTGTCCAAGCGCCACCCCGACTTCGCCGCGGTCAAGGGCGAAAGCTGA
- a CDS encoding 3-hydroxyacyl-CoA dehydrogenase family protein, whose product MADISHVTVIGSGTMGSQIGMVAALSGFRTTVVDLSEDALAAAEKQLRSRMERDVEKGRRTQGDVDAAFDRLDFTTDQAAAVAETDIVIEAAVENIEIKRSILAELDAQAPEGAILATNSSNIVSSRLADATNRPEKVCNMHFFNPVLVMKACEIVGHEGTSEETLAAVDTLARAMGRDVIRVRREIPGFVANRLLNALRTEALKLYEEGYASFEDIDTAARSALRHPMGPFELMDLVGIDVAYLIRKAEYEQTGDESSLPAAAMERMYNTGNYGKKTGKGWYEYDDQGRKGRPNPDF is encoded by the coding sequence ATGGCAGACATCTCTCACGTCACTGTTATCGGGTCCGGCACGATGGGCTCGCAGATCGGCATGGTGGCCGCCCTCTCGGGCTTTCGCACCACCGTCGTCGACCTTTCTGAGGACGCGCTCGCCGCGGCCGAGAAGCAGCTGCGTAGCCGCATGGAACGCGACGTAGAAAAAGGCCGCCGCACCCAGGGCGACGTCGACGCCGCCTTCGACCGCCTCGACTTCACCACCGACCAGGCCGCGGCCGTCGCCGAGACCGACATCGTCATCGAGGCGGCGGTGGAAAACATCGAGATCAAGCGATCCATCCTCGCCGAGCTGGACGCGCAGGCCCCCGAGGGAGCCATTCTGGCTACGAACTCCTCCAACATCGTCTCCTCCCGCCTGGCGGACGCCACCAACCGGCCCGAGAAGGTGTGCAACATGCACTTTTTCAACCCGGTGCTGGTGATGAAGGCCTGCGAGATCGTCGGGCACGAGGGCACGAGCGAGGAGACGCTGGCGGCGGTGGACACGCTCGCACGGGCGATGGGCCGCGACGTGATCCGCGTGCGCCGCGAGATCCCCGGCTTCGTTGCCAACCGCCTGCTCAACGCGCTGCGCACCGAGGCACTCAAGCTCTACGAGGAGGGCTACGCCTCGTTCGAGGACATCGACACGGCGGCGCGCTCCGCGCTGCGCCACCCGATGGGCCCCTTCGAGCTCATGGACCTCGTCGGCATCGACGTCGCCTACCTTATCCGCAAGGCCGAGTACGAGCAGACCGGCGACGAGTCCTCCCTGCCCGCCGCAGCGATGGAGCGCATGTACAACACCGGCAACTACGGCAAGAAGACCGGCAAAGGCTGGTACGAGTACGACGACCAGGGGCGCAAGGGCCGCCCGAACCCCGACTTCTAA
- a CDS encoding flavin-containing monooxygenase: MTTTVPNKDLQRKYDEERDKRLAARKSKDEDFVRIETIINPDELDPYKEVTPREPLHDDVEVTLLGGGWAGLMTAAELRKSDRQLRILDQAGDFGGVWYWNRYPGVMCDTASVVYMPLLEETGHKPTERYAHGPEIYAHAQRIGRHFDLYKDAYFHTRVTGLSWEEDIKRWRITTNRGDNFTSQFVSLGIGSLNVPRLPSFPGTMDYKGEWFHTARWDYNATGGSPDGAEMDKLSDKTVAIIGTGATAIQVVPELAKTAKKLLVIQRTPTSVDVRGNGPTDYEWWDELTSQEGWQQKVYDNFLDFVEEYKVGNYPSSDTVDLLSDGWTMNGRKLAHRLEAIEGDMTPEKFRSVLYQWDDEVQQSIRDRTDVEVEDKATADGLKAWYRAWCKRPGFHDEYLQTFNRDNVELVDTDGKGVERITENGVVIQGVEYPVDMIIYSTGFLYNRNASKDAFFDVIGRNGLKLRDKWNDGMLTYMGYFTHDFPNMFFQQSVQAAFLVSNVPQNFADGARVLRAVIDHTLDSGAEVFEPTQEAEDAWVDHLVENGTVADDPECTPGYLNGEGKREIGMAERRSVGFPAGKKAFFNHVRQWRADGRFTGLNFA; the protein is encoded by the coding sequence ATGACCACGACCGTGCCCAACAAGGATCTGCAGCGCAAGTACGACGAGGAGCGCGACAAGCGCCTCGCCGCCCGCAAGTCGAAGGACGAGGACTTCGTCCGCATCGAGACCATCATCAACCCCGACGAGCTGGACCCCTACAAGGAGGTCACCCCGCGCGAGCCGCTCCACGACGACGTCGAGGTCACCCTCCTCGGCGGCGGCTGGGCGGGCCTCATGACCGCCGCTGAGCTGCGCAAATCCGACCGCCAGTTGCGCATCCTCGACCAAGCCGGCGACTTCGGCGGCGTGTGGTACTGGAACCGCTACCCCGGCGTCATGTGCGACACCGCCTCCGTGGTGTACATGCCTCTGCTGGAGGAGACCGGCCACAAGCCGACTGAGCGCTACGCCCACGGCCCCGAGATCTACGCCCACGCGCAGCGCATCGGCCGCCACTTCGACCTGTACAAGGACGCGTACTTCCACACCCGCGTCACCGGCCTGTCGTGGGAGGAGGACATCAAGCGCTGGCGCATCACCACCAACCGCGGCGACAACTTCACCTCGCAGTTTGTCAGCCTCGGAATCGGCTCGCTCAACGTCCCGCGCCTGCCCTCCTTCCCGGGCACGATGGACTACAAGGGCGAGTGGTTCCACACCGCGCGTTGGGATTACAACGCCACCGGCGGCTCCCCCGACGGCGCCGAGATGGACAAGCTGAGCGACAAGACGGTGGCCATCATCGGCACCGGCGCCACGGCCATCCAGGTTGTTCCCGAGCTGGCGAAGACCGCCAAGAAGCTGCTCGTGATCCAGCGTACCCCGACCTCGGTGGACGTGCGCGGCAACGGCCCGACGGACTACGAGTGGTGGGACGAGCTGACCTCCCAGGAGGGCTGGCAGCAGAAGGTCTACGACAACTTCCTCGACTTCGTCGAGGAGTACAAGGTGGGCAACTACCCCTCCAGTGACACCGTCGACCTGCTCAGCGACGGCTGGACCATGAACGGGCGCAAGCTCGCGCACCGCCTGGAGGCCATTGAGGGCGACATGACCCCCGAGAAGTTCCGGTCGGTGCTCTACCAGTGGGACGACGAGGTGCAGCAGTCCATCCGTGATAGGACGGACGTGGAGGTCGAGGACAAGGCGACCGCGGACGGCCTCAAGGCCTGGTACCGCGCGTGGTGCAAGCGCCCCGGCTTCCACGACGAGTACCTGCAGACCTTCAACCGCGACAACGTGGAGCTCGTGGACACCGACGGTAAGGGCGTCGAGCGCATCACCGAAAACGGCGTGGTCATCCAGGGCGTGGAGTACCCGGTGGACATGATCATCTACTCCACGGGGTTCCTCTACAACCGCAACGCCTCCAAGGACGCCTTCTTCGACGTCATCGGCCGCAACGGCCTGAAGCTGCGCGACAAGTGGAACGACGGGATGCTCACCTACATGGGCTACTTCACCCACGACTTCCCCAACATGTTCTTCCAGCAGTCCGTGCAGGCGGCGTTCCTGGTCTCCAACGTGCCGCAGAACTTCGCGGACGGCGCTCGCGTGCTGCGCGCCGTCATTGACCACACGCTGGATTCCGGCGCGGAGGTCTTCGAGCCGACGCAGGAAGCGGAGGACGCGTGGGTCGACCACCTCGTGGAAAACGGCACGGTCGCCGACGACCCCGAGTGCACCCCCGGCTACCTCAACGGCGAGGGCAAGCGGGAGATCGGCATGGCGGAGCGCCGCTCGGTGGGCTTCCCCGCCGGCAAGAAGGCCTTCTTCAACCACGTGCGTCAATGGCGCGCCGACGGCAGGTTCACCGGCCTGAACTTCGCGTAA
- a CDS encoding carboxylesterase/lipase family protein gives MVTISGVDVTGPRTSGRTVTAFYGISYAKPPVGARRFRPPEAVALPEGFDARTYGPTAAQNQYPQAALALIDNPLYMGEDRLNLNVWTPDPQGQAPVYVFIHGGAYRNGSGATEVLDGASFAANGIVAVTLNYRLGAEGGIQLDDGTSNNMLRDQIAALTWVRDNISQFGGNPDHVVIGGESAGAMSVAALLASPKARGLFHGAILESGAAHNVVAQEGALAVGRRFAEHVGAEPTAEALGALPEETILQASAAIEAEVAASTDTQTFADLAGSSMAWQPSIDGDVLPEHPLDVLARGEGADVPVLIGTNQDEGSMFVTGLGLYDSATPEQLEAAVRAGGARDPETVIRLVTDEADPHPGRSLTTFMDLWKFQLPLREFVRRRQASSAPTFRYKFVWPSPSFGGALGSYHMLELPFVFNTVDTDAARATAGEDLPGALADAAHGAWVSFITTLNPGWEPYFGDGTTTTGVFDADGLRIVNDLDEATFTAWQDQR, from the coding sequence ATGGTAACCATCAGCGGCGTTGACGTCACCGGGCCCCGCACGTCGGGCCGGACCGTCACTGCTTTTTACGGAATCTCGTACGCGAAGCCGCCCGTCGGCGCGCGACGCTTCCGCCCTCCGGAGGCTGTTGCGCTTCCGGAGGGGTTTGACGCCCGCACGTACGGGCCGACCGCGGCGCAAAACCAGTACCCGCAGGCCGCGCTGGCTTTGATTGATAACCCGCTGTACATGGGCGAGGACAGGCTCAACCTGAACGTCTGGACGCCGGACCCCCAGGGGCAGGCGCCGGTCTACGTGTTCATCCACGGCGGGGCCTACCGCAACGGTTCGGGTGCCACCGAAGTGCTCGACGGCGCGTCCTTTGCCGCGAACGGCATCGTCGCCGTGACGCTGAACTACAGGCTCGGCGCCGAGGGCGGGATCCAGCTTGACGACGGCACGTCGAACAACATGCTCCGCGACCAAATTGCGGCTCTGACCTGGGTCCGCGACAACATCTCGCAGTTCGGCGGAAACCCCGACCATGTCGTCATCGGCGGCGAATCCGCCGGCGCGATGAGCGTCGCGGCGCTGCTCGCTTCCCCGAAGGCGCGCGGCCTATTTCACGGGGCGATCCTCGAATCGGGCGCGGCGCACAACGTCGTTGCCCAGGAGGGAGCGCTGGCCGTTGGCCGGCGCTTCGCGGAGCACGTCGGCGCCGAGCCCACCGCGGAGGCGCTCGGCGCGCTGCCGGAAGAGACAATCCTCCAGGCCTCGGCCGCGATCGAGGCGGAGGTGGCCGCATCCACGGACACGCAGACCTTCGCCGACCTGGCGGGAAGCAGCATGGCGTGGCAGCCCAGCATCGACGGCGACGTGCTGCCGGAGCACCCGCTCGACGTGCTCGCCCGCGGCGAGGGCGCCGACGTCCCAGTGCTCATCGGCACCAACCAGGACGAGGGATCCATGTTCGTCACCGGCCTGGGGCTCTACGACTCGGCCACCCCCGAGCAGCTCGAGGCCGCGGTGCGCGCGGGCGGAGCCCGCGACCCGGAGACTGTGATCCGCCTGGTCACCGACGAGGCGGACCCGCACCCGGGACGCAGCCTGACCACGTTTATGGACCTGTGGAAGTTCCAACTCCCGTTGCGGGAGTTCGTCAGGCGTCGACAAGCGAGCTCGGCCCCGACATTCCGCTACAAGTTCGTGTGGCCCTCCCCTTCGTTCGGCGGCGCGTTGGGCTCGTACCACATGCTCGAGCTGCCCTTCGTGTTCAACACCGTGGACACGGACGCGGCGCGCGCCACCGCCGGCGAGGACCTCCCCGGCGCGCTCGCGGACGCCGCGCACGGCGCGTGGGTGTCCTTCATCACCACGCTGAACCCGGGCTGGGAGCCCTACTTCGGGGACGGAACGACGACAACGGGCGTTTTCGACGCCGACGGCCTCCGCATCGTCAACGACCTCGACGAAGCCACCTTCACCGCGTGGCAGGACCAGCGCTAA